A genomic segment from Longimicrobium sp. encodes:
- a CDS encoding ABC transporter permease, protein MSALRGLVAFELRHHLRRISTWVYFGVLFLISWVVTASRAGAWRDFDMGSELLVANSPIRISTLMLTLGILAVPITSAIAGTAVYRDFETRAYPLFFTTAVPKWAYLGGRYLGAVLANLLILLSIPLGIIAASASPFVDADRVGPFLPLAYLHAIALVTLPNLLFTSAIFLMLAATTRRMMPVYGGGFALLVGWAIALIFAGAVDEEWLIYLVDPFGVAPTLRSTRYWTVVEQNRSLVPIPALLLLNRALWLAVGAGVLAWGAHQFRFAHAADERDLNRPSGRRRGADEAAPVVVPRAHRTFDARARALQLAATLRRSLREVVGNVYFPILVGLCLLFVLLVGGDIGEIYGTRTFPVTYKVLETLTGSFFLFVIIIITFYAGELVWMERDRRTHQLHDATPVPTWVPLVAKLAALILTVALLLAACMVCGMLIQAARGYFRFEVGQYLRALFVHQLLGMYLPLIVLAFAVQTLANHKYVGHFIMLVYYVGGPTIYALGVSHNLLVYASTPSLQYSDMNGWNGAEGSWTWYALFWGGVAVLLAIVSNLFWRRGEEQGGGWRTRLARARATSPVLAAAALAGLLVLGTGGFIVYNTAILNPWTSENDSEQVQLRYEREYKRFEWAPQPRITGVKLRVELFPRAQELRARGTYRIHNRTRSRIDSV, encoded by the coding sequence ATGAGCGCGTTGCGGGGGCTCGTCGCCTTCGAGCTGCGCCACCACCTGCGGCGGATCTCCACCTGGGTGTACTTCGGCGTCCTCTTCCTGATCTCGTGGGTGGTCACGGCGTCGCGGGCGGGGGCGTGGCGCGACTTCGACATGGGGAGCGAGCTCCTCGTGGCCAACTCGCCGATCCGCATCTCCACGCTGATGCTGACGCTGGGGATACTTGCCGTTCCCATCACCTCGGCGATCGCGGGGACGGCGGTGTACCGCGACTTCGAGACGCGCGCGTACCCTCTCTTCTTCACCACCGCGGTGCCGAAGTGGGCGTACCTGGGCGGGCGCTACCTGGGCGCGGTGCTCGCCAACCTCCTCATCCTGCTGTCGATCCCGCTGGGGATCATCGCCGCGAGCGCATCGCCGTTCGTGGACGCGGACCGGGTGGGGCCCTTTCTCCCGCTCGCGTACCTGCACGCCATCGCGCTCGTCACGCTGCCGAACCTCCTCTTCACCTCCGCCATCTTTTTGATGCTGGCGGCAACCACGCGGCGGATGATGCCGGTGTACGGGGGCGGATTCGCGCTGCTGGTGGGGTGGGCGATCGCGTTGATCTTCGCGGGCGCGGTCGACGAGGAGTGGCTGATCTACCTGGTCGATCCCTTTGGCGTGGCGCCGACGCTGCGCTCCACGCGCTACTGGACGGTGGTGGAGCAGAACCGGTCGCTCGTGCCGATTCCCGCGCTCCTGCTGCTGAACCGCGCGCTCTGGCTGGCGGTGGGGGCGGGCGTGCTGGCGTGGGGCGCGCACCAGTTCCGCTTCGCGCACGCGGCGGACGAGCGCGACCTGAACCGGCCATCGGGGAGACGCCGCGGGGCGGACGAGGCGGCGCCTGTGGTGGTGCCGCGTGCGCATCGCACCTTCGACGCGCGGGCCCGTGCCCTTCAGCTCGCCGCCACGCTGCGCCGCTCGCTGCGCGAGGTGGTGGGGAACGTGTACTTCCCAATCCTCGTGGGGCTCTGCCTTCTCTTCGTCCTCCTGGTGGGCGGCGACATCGGCGAGATCTACGGGACGCGCACCTTCCCGGTCACCTACAAGGTGCTGGAGACGCTTACCGGCAGCTTCTTCCTGTTCGTCATCATCATCATCACCTTTTACGCCGGCGAGCTGGTGTGGATGGAGCGCGACCGGCGCACGCACCAGCTCCATGATGCCACACCGGTTCCCACCTGGGTGCCGCTGGTGGCGAAGCTGGCGGCGCTGATCCTCACGGTGGCGCTGCTGCTGGCCGCGTGCATGGTGTGCGGGATGCTGATCCAGGCGGCGCGCGGCTACTTCCGCTTCGAGGTGGGGCAGTACCTGCGCGCGCTCTTCGTCCACCAGCTGCTGGGGATGTACCTGCCGCTGATCGTGCTCGCGTTCGCCGTGCAGACGCTGGCGAACCACAAGTACGTGGGCCACTTCATCATGCTGGTCTACTACGTGGGCGGTCCGACGATCTACGCGCTCGGGGTGAGCCACAACCTGCTCGTGTATGCATCGACGCCGTCGCTCCAGTACTCGGACATGAACGGCTGGAACGGCGCCGAGGGGTCGTGGACGTGGTACGCGCTCTTCTGGGGCGGGGTGGCGGTGCTGCTGGCGATCGTCTCCAACCTCTTCTGGCGCCGCGGCGAGGAGCAGGGCGGCGGGTGGCGCACGCGGCTCGCCCGCGCCAGGGCCACGAGTCCGGTGCTGGCCGCGGCGGCGCTCGCGGGGCTGCTGGTGCTGGGAACGGGCGGCTTCATCGTCTACAACACCGCCATCCTCAACCCGTGGACGAGC